Proteins found in one Bradysia coprophila strain Holo2 chromosome X unlocalized genomic scaffold, BU_Bcop_v1 contig_35, whole genome shotgun sequence genomic segment:
- the LOC119069424 gene encoding synaptotagmin-14, whose translation MVFIAGVDNYINVPMEATTFLGAVLGFIALLLVLFLYIQRKWCFSSNRGFPCCDENTLTSNYIHKMARHHPYEPNTSSDSEEEILRRIRMQQSHGSHGSQLFQYGSGPLHQNSNALQQVTVAPNESFNDPLGIAERGKVGMPPSSSESSSNSSVEASVESNTGLMNGKKKDRRLVTAGRSFDSNSTSTTLRETRIDNRIERSSSTRSSKYNKLPPRHQDSLDDVPDLSNNNQDCIVVLSQEPLFDISDLKSLKSEIDPSRPQSPGIGRYGSVEISLLYDAPMRKMTVHVLQAKGIPSRDEGQQTHTQVRLLMLPSKKQKHKTKIRTGENPQFIESFLLHRVNPEEVNSMGLRVRVYGCERMRRERLIGESIVSFATIDLDLETNLWLPLEPRANSTLNGSTSDLLSLARSDSTGSTTSMQHGGVPELLLGLAYNGTTGRLTVEVVKGSHFRNLQLNKAPDTYVKLCLVSSMGQEMARAKTSTRRGQPNPLFKETFVFQVALFQLNDVTLMVSIYAKRNMKRNEMVGWFSLGLNSSGPEEIAHWGDMRETTRGELLARWHVLVDS comes from the exons TACCTATGGAGGCGACTACATTTCTAGGTGCTGTATTAGGATTTATTGCTCTCTTACTGGTACTGTTTCTGTACATACAACGAAAATGGTGTTTCAGTTCGAATCGTGGCTTTCCGTGTTGCGACGAAAACACATTAACATCAAATTACATTCATAAAATGG CTCGTCACCATCCATACGAGCCAAATACTAGTTCAGATTCGGAGGAAGAAATTTTGCGTCGCATTCGTATGCAACAGTCGCATGGTTCACATGGCAGTCAACTATTTCAATATGGTTCGGGGCCACTACACCAAAATTCTAACGCTCTGCAGCAGGTAACTGTGGCGCCTAACGAATCGTTCAACGATCCTCTGGGAATAGCTGAACGTGGCAAAGTTGGAATGCCACCGTCGAGTAGTGAGAGTAGTTCCAATAGCTCGGTGGAAGCATCCGTAGAAAGCAATACAGGTTTAATGAATGGAAAGAAGAAAG ATAGGAGACTAGTAACAGCGGGTAGATCATTCGATTCAAATTCGACTTCAACAACTTTACGCGAAACAAGAATTGACAATCGAATCGAACGTAGCTCCAGTACACGTTCTAGCAAATATAACAAACTACCTCCCAGGCATCAGGATAGTCTAGACGATGTTCCAGATTTGAGTAATAACAACCAAGAT TGTATCGTTGTGCTGTCGCAAGAACCTCTTTTCGACATCAGCGACCTGAAATCATTGAAATCTGAAATAGATCCGAGTCGACCTCAGTCACCTGGTATAGGTCGTTATGGCAgtgttgaaatttcattgttataTGATGCTCCGATGAGAAAAATGACCGTGCATGTGCTGCAGGCAAAGGGAATTCCATCGAGAGACGAAGGTCAACAAACTCATACTCAA GTACGACTGCTGATGCTACCAAGCAAGAAACAAAagcacaaaacaaaaatacgcACAGGAGAAAATCCACAGTTTATTGAGAGTTTTTTATTGCATCGAGTCAATCCAGAAGAAGTGAATTCGATGGGATTGAGAGTTCGAGTGTATGGCTGTGAACGAATGAGAAGGGAACGTCTCATTGGAGAGTCTATTGTAAGCTTTGCGACGATCGATTTAGATCTAGAAACAAATTTATGGTTGCCGCTGGAGCCTAGAGCCAATTCCACG CTGAACGGATCGACAAGTGATTTACTCAGCTTAGCCCGATCAGACAGTACCGGTTCAACAACATCGATGCAACACGGCGGTGTTCCCGAACTATTGCTTGGCTTGGCGTATAACGGTACAACGGGTCGACTAACTGTTGAAGTGGTCAAAGGAAGTCATTTTCGCAATTTGCAATTAAACAAAGCGCCTGACACGTACGTTAAGCTTTGTTTAGTCAGCAGTATGGGTCAAGAAATGGCGCGTGCTAAAACATCAACGAGACGAGGACAACCGAATCCACTGTTTAAGGAGACGTTTGTGTTTCAG GTCGCTCTATTCCAACTGAACGACGTAACACTCATGGTGTCCATTTATGCGAAACGTAATATGAAACGCAATGAAATGGTCGGTTGGTTCAGTTTGGGCTTAAATTCATCGGGACCGGAAGAAATTGCTCATTGGGGTGATATGCGAGAGACAACGCGTGGAGAGCTATTGGCACGATGGCACGTTCTAGTTGATTCTTGA